Proteins encoded within one genomic window of Trichoderma asperellum chromosome 2, complete sequence:
- a CDS encoding uncharacterized protein (EggNog:ENOG41) translates to MAFIRPYKPSDFEGMSHICRETLNPALLPSIPGRRLAPYVWTHQYTHLSPTTCFVVDDGTGRPVGYCIGCPDISAFVAAYDSYTTQVLDPSPEVTRPDDLNLKEPLFLPDGSINEVFLSRLAYNPHLLLVDGNADLLAEYKATMHIDLLDEYQGQGWGKQLISRFVDSIKDVPQQDGSVSKGIWIGVAGDNGKVVPFYEKQGFKIKQRPVQSKTYFMVKEF, encoded by the exons ATGGCGTTTATTCGGCCGTATAAGCCTTCTGACTTTGAGGGCATGTCTCACATT TGCCGTGAAACCCTCAACCCCGCCCTCTTACCGTCCATACCCGGCCGCCGACTGGCCCCGTACGTCTGGACTCACCAGTACACGCATCTCTCGCCCACAACCTGCTTCGTTGTTGACGACGGCACCGGCCGGCCAGTGGGTTACTGCATTGGATGCCCCGACATCTCCGCCTTTGTGGCCGCATACGATTCCTATACGACGCAAGTGCTTGATCCGTCGCCCGAGGTGACGCGCCCGGATGACCTGAACTTGAAGGAGCCGCTGTTCTTGCCGGACGGGAGCATCAACGAGGTGTTTCTGTCGCGGCTGGCGTATAATCCGCATCTTTTGCTGGTGGACGGCAATGCGGACTTGTTGGCGGAGTACAAGGCGACAATGCACATTGATTTGCTGGACGAGTATCAGGGCCAGGGATGGGGCAAGCAGCTCATCTCTCGGTTCGTTGACAGTATCAAGGATGTTCCGCAGCAGGATGGCAGCGTGAGCAAAGGTATCTGGATCGGCGTGGCGGGAGACAATGGTAAGGTGGTGCCGTTTTATGAGAAGCAGGGCTTCAAGATTAAGCAGAGACCTGTGCAGAGTAAGACGTATTTCATGGTCAAGGAGTTTTAG
- a CDS encoding uncharacterized protein (EggNog:ENOG41), with translation MESESAGPFRMFSKKKGQVEENKLELDLSTALPSTNDFRTSLLMTGLSARFSMLREQDDPTTKVGKASDDSVLFPKGMSKMTDFGLGGLQDIAEVESIRTPSISRLDGFSLDDTGSINGSVMNRAKPVDGNNLFGGRQKVYRLPANSSGAGKDGNMSSRTIYDDDVGMSAFQKWRLAEKERQAAEGGEPDSTADFEPQSELQLESLQDIQQESEQESQLESQSEIQSDASRRRETSSTISSVAARLSAATSVTSQGASSVKDSQLTPSNSFSSAERSVLRTRRLYEQGLNRELHEQQSSAMSRMDNLSKGRPFGPVTPDVASPLAGAFGDRILERRPNLLAKASAPNLRSFSPSFTGSASPSPAEPSSRFPSAASPKPNFGVPPISPPISETEDHPLLSIQPNDRGKATAMGVFDRPAERYDESTYAQRQLQLQQGRETPVKDHRSMESSVSAASDDKPQASSVPKQSLENTESAGAKNVSEEPPSFFDDSDDSSVLSGLLNSTNPPRVSVERPDDGDHPAFKNTAVPAPLSLPPRSPGGLSSTPSPVTLPPQDSPTLGPNSGLSGMVRAHLRSDSNASSIYGVLAQDAEPSSVQSNTQSTVRRSPGFDNSLSSAKQTANVRPMMSRSPSRPRVPIDEAEREDDEFARHLADGARRVREKLGSMAIVEAEMERSSPSAKPSLENLRDVSAPRTNALGILKSKSSHTSLFDRQARDQSQPRAMKAVMSSASNGASSPSRRGSTENPEDSRRGRSTQARERPAEDAAATDKEDSIHVGLKAFRQARMELQKMKDLESIQRPSERPPMGSRVGSYDIGGPPPAMFNRKARDESRHGSGSRAASRAGSRAPSERERSGSETSNTGPPPLRPMRLRNGSNAYDDQHTPVSPPGSARSASGMRHGPPSARRPYDAGQPSPMGQPSPMTSPVSMGTRSRTGSLMGATASTPNLLSNAAAPPLPPINPRRKNLGRASEDDMSASRIAGGFPTHDESDDDTLAQRRQKLRKATSEGTSLRARNSPPGNGMRPPMPQGNMSGGRFLPGGVI, from the coding sequence ATGGAATCAGAGTCCGCGGGCCCATTTCGAATGTTtagcaagaagaaaggcCAGGTCGAAGAGAATAAACTTGAACTCGACCTGAGCACCGCCTTGCCTTCTACTAATGACTTCAGAACCAGCTTGCTCATGACAGGCCTGTCAGCCCGCTTTTCTATGCTTCGAGAGCAAGATGACCCCACAACCAAAGTAGGCAAAGCAAGTGATGACAGCGTTCTTTTTCCCAAGGGAATGTCAAAGATGACAGATTTCGGTCTTGGAGGCCTTCAAGATATAGCCGAGGTGGAATCGATAAGGACGCCTTCTATCTCTCGCCTGGATGGCTTTAGTCTGGATGATACTGGCTCCATAAACGGAAGTGTTATGAACCGGGCGAAGCCTGTTGATGGAAATAACTTATTTGGTGGTCGGCAGAAAGTCTACAGGCTCCCGGCGAATAGTTCTGGTGCCGGAAAGGACGGTAACATGTCCTCCAGGACGATTTACGATGACGATGTTGGAATGTCGGCTTTCCAGAAATGGCGGTTGGCGGAAAAGGAAAGACAGGCTGCCGAAGGTGGCGAGCCTGATAGCACGGCTGATTTCGAGCCTCAGTCAGAACTTCAGCTGGAATCGCTGCAGGATATCCAGCAGGAATCTGAGCAGGAATCTCAGCTAGAATCTCAGTCAGAGATTCAATCCGATGCCAGTCGCCGACGGGAGACGAGCTCAACAATTTCATCAGTCGCAGCTCGTCTCTCTGCCGCGACATCGGTCACATCTCAGGGAGCCTCATCTGTCAAAGATTCCCAGCTCACGCCATCaaattccttttcttctgccGAACGAAGTGTCTTAAGGACAAGACGTCTGTATGAGCAGGGGTTAAACCGTGAGCTTCACGAGCAGCAGTCGTCGGCCATGTCTAGGATGGATAATTTGTCAAAGGGACGACCATTTGGACCTGTAACTCCAGATGTGGCTTCTCCCCTCGCTGGTGCATTTGGCGATCGTATTCTGGAGCGTCGACCGAATCTATTGGCCAAGGCTAGTGCCCCGAACCTGCGGTCTTTCAGCCCCTCATTCACCGGCTCTGCATCACCTTCTCCCGCTGAGCCCAGCTCCAGATTCCCAAGTGCAGCTTCTCCCAAGCCAAACTTTGGAGTACCACCCATTAGCCCTCCCATTAGTGAAACCGAAGACCACCCACTGCTTTCGATCCAACCTAACGACAGAGGCAAGGCCACGGCGATGGGCGTTTTCGATAGACCCGCTGAGAGATATGACGAATCCACTTATGCTCAAcgacagctgcagctacaACAAGGACGAGAAACGCCGGTAAAGGACCACCGCTCTATGGAATCCAGCGTCTCCGCTGCATCGGATGACAAACCGCAAGCTTCTTCAGTGCCAAAACAATCACTGGAGAATACTGAATCTGCTGGAGCCAAGAATGTTTCCGAAGAACCTCCGTCCTTCTTTGACGATAGCGACGATTCGTCCGTACTTAGTGGATTGCTGAATTCTACCAACCCTCCCCGGGTTTCTGTTGAGAGACCTGATGATGGTGACCATCCGGCTTTTAAGAATACCGCTGTCCCCGCCCCTCTGTCACTGCCTCCTAGATCACCCGGAGGTCTTTCATCAACACCCAGTCCTGTCACTTTGCCTCCGCAAGACTCTCCCACTTTGGGGCCAAATAGCGGTTTGAGCGGGATGGTACGAGCTCATCTACGAAGCGACAGCAATGCCTCTTCAATCTACGGAGTGCTGGCACAAGACGCGGAGCCGAGCAGCGTACAGAGCAACACGCAGAGCACTGTGCGGAGGAGCCCTGGTTTTGATAATAGTTTAAGCTCGGCAAAACAGACCGCCAACGTGCGACCTATGATGTCTCGCTCTCCTTCTCGCCCTAGGGTGCCAATTGATGAggcagaaagagaagatgatgaatttGCACGTCATCTTGCAGATGGGGCTCGCCGTGTTCGTGAGAAGCTAGGCTCTATGGCCATAGTTGAAGCTGAAATGGAAAGATCTTCCCCGAGTGCGAAACCATCTTTGGAGAATCTCAGAGACGTCAGTGCCCCGCGGACAAATGCATTGGGAATCTTGAAGTCAAAGTCTAGCCACACTTCACTCTTTGACCGTCAAGCTCGTGACCAGAGTCAACCGAGAGCCATGAAGGCTGTCATGTCTTCGGCCTCAAACGGAGCGTCGTCACCGTCTCGCCGAGGATCTACGGAGAATCCGGAAGATTCGCGCAGAGGTCGATCGACACAAGCCCGAGAACGGCCTGCGGAAGACGCTGCTGCAACCGACAAAGAAGACAGCATCCATGTCGGCCTGAAGGCCTTCCGTCAAGCACGCATGGAGCttcagaagatgaaggatcTCGAATCAATACAGCGACCCTCCGAACGACCTCCAATGGGTTCGCGCGTAGGGTCTTATGACATCGGCGGCCCACCACCAGCCATGTTTAATAGAAAGGCGCGTGATGAGTCTAGGCATGGCAGTGGTTCTCGCGCAGCGTCCCGAGCAGGCTCGCGAGCCCCTTcagagcgagagaggagcGGATCAGAAACGAGCAACACTGGCCCGCCACCCCTCCGACCAATGCGGCTACGCAATGGATCTAACGCATACGACGATCAGCATACGCCGGTCAGCCCACCTGGCAGTGCCAGAAGCGCCTCTGGCATGAGACATGGTCCTCCAAGTGCTCGACGTCCCTACGACGCTGGACAGCCCTCCCCGATGGGACAGCCCTCCCCGATGACCTCTCCGGTTAGCATGGGTACAAGATCTAGAACCGGCAGCTTGATGGGAGCAACAGCATCCACGCCTAACCTGCTATCCAATGCAGCTGCCCCTCCGCTGCCGCCAATCAACCCTCGACGCAAAAATCTTGGTCGAGCCAGCGAGGATGACATGTCAGCATCGCGGATTGCCGGAGGTTTCCCAACCCACGACGAGTCGGACGACGATACGCTGGCCCAGCGCCGTCAGAAACTCCGCAAGGCCACAAGCGAAGGCACTAGCTTGAGAGCTCGAAACAGCCCTCCCGGCAACGGTATGAGACCACCCATGCCTCAAGGAAACATGTCTGGTGGTAGATTTCTTCCAGGCGGCGTCATCTAA
- a CDS encoding uncharacterized protein (EggNog:ENOG41) gives MLPMPSYRCTITTPNLVPSLSLTPSLIQCRETLNPALLPSIPGRRLAPYVWTHQYTHLSPTTCFVVDDGTGRPVGYCIGCPDISAFVAAYDSYTTQVLDPSPEVTRPDDLNLKEPLFLPDGSINEVFLSRLAYNPHLLLVDGNADLLAEYKATMHIDLLDEYQGQGWGKQLISRFVDSIKDVPQQDGSVSKGIWIGVAGDNGKVVPFYEKQGFKIKQRPVQSKTYFMVKEF, from the coding sequence ATGCTTCCTATGCCATCATACCGTtgcaccatcaccaccccAAATCTCGTCCCATCTTTGTCGTTAACCCCGTCTCTCATCCAGTGCCGTGAAACCCTCAACCCCGCCCTCTTACCGTCCATACCCGGCCGCCGACTGGCCCCGTACGTCTGGACTCACCAGTACACGCATCTCTCGCCCACAACCTGCTTCGTTGTTGACGACGGCACCGGCCGGCCAGTGGGTTACTGCATTGGATGCCCCGACATCTCCGCCTTTGTGGCCGCATACGATTCCTATACGACGCAAGTGCTTGATCCGTCGCCCGAGGTGACGCGCCCGGATGACCTGAACTTGAAGGAGCCGCTGTTCTTGCCGGACGGGAGCATCAACGAGGTGTTTCTGTCGCGGCTGGCGTATAATCCGCATCTTTTGCTGGTGGACGGCAATGCGGACTTGTTGGCGGAGTACAAGGCGACAATGCACATTGATTTGCTGGACGAGTATCAGGGCCAGGGATGGGGCAAGCAGCTCATCTCTCGGTTCGTTGACAGTATCAAGGATGTTCCGCAGCAGGATGGCAGCGTGAGCAAAGGTATCTGGATCGGCGTGGCGGGAGACAATGGTAAGGTGGTGCCGTTTTATGAGAAGCAGGGCTTCAAGATTAAGCAGAGACCTGTGCAGAGTAAGACGTATTTCATGGTCAAGGAGTTTTAG